CATTTTAACTCATTGAATATTAATGAATTAACATTATCCTCATAGATTTATTATCACTTCTAATAAGTATCTACTACCAGATATGATTAATAACAGACACAACATTAGGGTTATCGACTCCCTGCTTGATACCGATGCTTATAAACTGCATATGCAGCAGGCTATTTTCCATCAATACCCAGACGTTGAAGCTGTGGCTGAATTCCACTGCCGAAGCGAAGAAGATCTACGCCCATACTCTCAAGAGATCAAAGATCAAATCGCAAAAATCGCAGCACTTTCTTTTACTGAAGATGAGATCAACTACCTCTCTACATTGTCTTTTTTCAGTGCTGATTATCTTGAGTACTTACGCCACTTTCAGCTAAATGCAGACGATGTAACTATTGATGATTCTGGCGAACAACTTGCTATTACTATTCGTGGTAAATGGCTTGATGTGATCTTATGGGAAGTGCCGCTTCTTGCCATTATTTGCGAAATCCGTTGTGCGCATCTATATCCTGATGCAACACCAGCAGATGCGATCGAACAATTAAAACAGAAAATTGAACGTTTTTACCGTAATGCGGAAGATACCGATTTAAGTGAATTTGCGCTGGTGGATTTCGGTACACGACGTCGTTTTTCTAAAGCCGTTCATCATGAAGTTGTTGATTATCTAAAAGACAACATGCCTGAGTTTAAAGGTACATCTAACTACTACCTTGCATTTACACGTAACTTAACACCAGTAGGTACTCAAGCGCATGAATGGTTCCAAGCTCACCAACAATTAGCTGGTGAACTTGCCGATTCTCAGCAACTTGCATTAAATCGTTGGTTGCAAGAGTACCCAAATGATTTAGGTATTGCCCTTACCGACTGCATCAATATGGATGCATTCCTTCGTGATTTCGATAAGCGTTTATCAGAGCGTTTTGTTGGTCTTCGTCACGATAGTGGTGATCCAATTTCTTGGGGTGAAAAAGCTATCGCCCATTACAAGTCATTGGGTATTGATCCTAAAACAAAATCATTGGTGTTCTCAGATAGCTTAACGCTTGATAAAGCACTTGCAATCTTCAAACACTTCAACCATCAAATCAATGTGAGTTTTGGTATTGGTACACAATTAACGTGCGACCTACCCAATGTTAAAACACTAAATGTTGTTTTAAAGCTGACTGAATGTGAAGGTCGACCTGTTGCAAAAATCTCGGACGAACCAGGTAAAAGTATCTGTCGTGATGAGGATTATTTAGATCAGTTACGATCTGCGTTCAATCTCGCAAATCAATAACGATCTTATTTAGACATAAAAAAGGCGAACAACTCATAAATGGTGTTCGCCTTTCTTTTTGGTATTCAGCTTTAGCTGCAATAGAATCGCTATCCAATATTTTCTGTCGTAACTTACCCTAATCATTTACTGTTTTCGATTATTCTCGTTGTAGAATCGCTTCCATACCAAAATGGGTGTTGGTTAACATTAATGTATCATTACTAGTTAATTCAAATTCTGAATCATGCTGACCATCTTCATAAAGCAGAACTAACTGATTGTCTTCAATATAGTAAATGCCTCGATGCTCTTTTGATTTGCCTTTGTCATTCGACACTTCAGCCGAAAATAAAAAGTCAGGGCGAAGCGTTAGCGATAACTCTGAAATACTCTGATCGACATCTACGCCTGAGATTGCAGATGTTTTCCAGTTACCAGGCAAATTCTCAGGTGCGAGTTTAGTAAACCTAGCTCCATCTAAAACGAATTGGTTATAACTCAGCATATAAGTATGCATTTGATCTTCTTCATTTTCTGTCATGAAGGTAATGTTGGTTTCATCAATATTATACTCTCCAGCCAACTGCTCTATTTTTCCATCAATACGCAATAGACGCATAGCAAACTGATAATCTGATTTAAATTGAACATGCATTGCGCGGTAATTTTCACCTTCACTTTCTACACCAGCTTCTGTGCTACTAAACCAATACCAATTACCAAGTAAAAATGGGTAATCAAATTCTGTTATGTCATCAGCAATCGTTGGACGGCTAAATGTACTAAGCGCGAATAATACAACAATAAAGAATAGCTTTTTCATAGGCTTCCCCTGTTACCAGAACAAAGTGCTTGTACTTTAAAGCTAGTTGGGAAAGCTGTTTCGCGATGAAAAATATGTGAAAGATCACATTCCAATGTGCAACATGTCTTAGAGGTGAGATTGTTTCTGTAACTGAGAGGTAAGAAAAAAGCGCTCCGAAGAGCGCTTTATAATCAGCGTGTTGCTTTGCAATATTACTTTATTACTACGACTTAATTTTAGTTAAATCTACAGTAATATCGACCGCTTCATCTAGATACGCATCTGGCGCTTCGTAGTCTTTTGGCACAGCGTCTAAATCAGTAAATGGCTTTTCACCTAATGACCTCTGACGTTGGTTTAATCGAGCTAAACGTTC
The sequence above is a segment of the Photobacterium leiognathi genome. Coding sequences within it:
- a CDS encoding lipocalin family protein gives rise to the protein MKKLFFIVVLFALSTFSRPTIADDITEFDYPFLLGNWYWFSSTEAGVESEGENYRAMHVQFKSDYQFAMRLLRIDGKIEQLAGEYNIDETNITFMTENEEDQMHTYMLSYNQFVLDGARFTKLAPENLPGNWKTSAISGVDVDQSISELSLTLRPDFLFSAEVSNDKGKSKEHRGIYYIEDNQLVLLYEDGQHDSEFELTSNDTLMLTNTHFGMEAILQRE
- the pncB gene encoding nicotinate phosphoribosyltransferase, giving the protein MINNRHNIRVIDSLLDTDAYKLHMQQAIFHQYPDVEAVAEFHCRSEEDLRPYSQEIKDQIAKIAALSFTEDEINYLSTLSFFSADYLEYLRHFQLNADDVTIDDSGEQLAITIRGKWLDVILWEVPLLAIICEIRCAHLYPDATPADAIEQLKQKIERFYRNAEDTDLSEFALVDFGTRRRFSKAVHHEVVDYLKDNMPEFKGTSNYYLAFTRNLTPVGTQAHEWFQAHQQLAGELADSQQLALNRWLQEYPNDLGIALTDCINMDAFLRDFDKRLSERFVGLRHDSGDPISWGEKAIAHYKSLGIDPKTKSLVFSDSLTLDKALAIFKHFNHQINVSFGIGTQLTCDLPNVKTLNVVLKLTECEGRPVAKISDEPGKSICRDEDYLDQLRSAFNLANQ